Proteins co-encoded in one Spirosoma endbachense genomic window:
- a CDS encoding DUF4249 domain-containing protein, with translation MKVILFLIGLLLTTSLFWGCGSLRNEVDPGELGAETAKLVVSSFLSPQDSLLTVKLTRSRTVVGDSIGGSIDGENVTDATVTLSDGSRSVGLRYKADNQPYYSITAKQLPIAVGKTYTLTVQTPKGEQATSTCTIPGPVSVSAVTFDSLASGRNQRYFVQPRWKDPAGQPNYYQAAGVFVFVVKNQVEFSNLSFDDDNRGLFSDAGIDGNAMITGRAYLNGSTLSTSDQPVGFFRQYRTASVTINLFSVEQSYYQYWSAVLRQRRVRNNPFAEPVLIPSNIQGGLGCFAGYNNATFLLKLK, from the coding sequence ATGAAGGTTATCCTGTTTTTGATTGGTCTATTGCTCACAACGTCTCTTTTCTGGGGATGCGGTAGTCTGCGGAATGAAGTTGATCCGGGCGAATTAGGTGCCGAAACTGCTAAACTGGTCGTTAGCAGTTTCTTATCGCCACAAGATTCCTTATTAACCGTAAAACTAACGCGTTCCCGTACTGTCGTGGGCGATAGTATTGGCGGATCGATCGATGGCGAGAATGTTACAGATGCTACCGTTACGCTGTCGGATGGGAGTCGATCGGTAGGCCTACGTTATAAAGCAGATAATCAGCCTTATTATAGCATAACTGCCAAACAACTGCCCATTGCAGTGGGTAAGACCTATACGCTTACGGTTCAAACGCCTAAAGGTGAGCAGGCGACGAGCACTTGTACCATACCTGGGCCGGTTAGTGTAAGTGCAGTAACTTTTGACTCGCTGGCCAGTGGCCGGAATCAGCGATATTTTGTGCAGCCTCGATGGAAGGACCCAGCTGGACAGCCTAATTATTATCAGGCTGCAGGCGTTTTTGTATTTGTTGTGAAAAACCAGGTGGAGTTCAGTAATCTGTCGTTTGACGATGATAATCGAGGTTTGTTCTCAGATGCTGGAATCGATGGCAATGCAATGATAACCGGAAGAGCTTATCTTAATGGATCGACTTTGTCGACCAGTGATCAGCCTGTAGGCTTTTTCAGGCAGTACAGAACGGCTTCGGTAACAATTAATTTATTTAGTGTAGAGCAATCGTATTACCAATATTGGTCAGCCGTGTTGCGTCAAAGACGGGTACGTAACAATCCGTTTGCTGAACCGGTGCTAATTCCCAGTAATATACAGGGTGGACTTGGCTGTTTTGCTGGCTATAATAATGCAACATTTTTGCTTAAACTGAAGTAA
- a CDS encoding chorismate mutase — MKVELAVEPLGSWIETNGKPLIIAGPCSAETEDQLVETARQLKELGAVHVIRAGVWKPRTRPGSFEGMGEAALPWIQRAKAETGLPFAVEVATPEHIELALKYGVDILWVGARTTVNPFNVQEIADALRGVDVPVLVKNPVNPDLALWVGAFERLAGAGIKKLGAIHRGFATGEASKYRNVPMWQMAIELKSIFPQLPIIGDPSHMAGKRAYLNELAQMAMDLNYDGLIVESHIDPDKAWSDAAQQLTPAAFGEMLDHLQIRQVESQNLEFQGFMEQSRRSIDNVDRQIVEMLAARMALVERLAEYKRDNNVTLFQPDRWKEILKTRTDLGQKLGLYPELVEEIYKIIHMESIRKQTEIIHSAVQGV; from the coding sequence ATGAAAGTAGAATTAGCCGTAGAACCGCTTGGATCGTGGATTGAGACCAACGGCAAGCCCCTGATCATCGCTGGCCCATGCAGCGCCGAGACCGAAGATCAGTTAGTTGAAACCGCCCGCCAGTTAAAAGAACTAGGGGCCGTTCACGTCATTCGAGCTGGCGTTTGGAAGCCTCGTACCCGGCCCGGCAGTTTTGAAGGTATGGGCGAAGCTGCTCTACCCTGGATTCAGCGGGCCAAAGCCGAAACGGGGTTACCCTTTGCGGTTGAGGTAGCCACGCCTGAGCACATCGAACTGGCTCTAAAATATGGCGTTGACATTCTGTGGGTAGGCGCCCGCACAACGGTTAACCCATTCAATGTACAGGAAATCGCCGATGCGCTGCGTGGTGTTGACGTACCTGTCTTAGTGAAAAATCCGGTTAATCCGGATCTGGCGCTGTGGGTAGGTGCTTTTGAGCGTCTGGCAGGAGCAGGCATTAAAAAACTGGGCGCTATTCACCGTGGATTTGCTACGGGCGAAGCCAGCAAATATCGTAACGTGCCCATGTGGCAAATGGCGATCGAGCTAAAGTCCATTTTCCCACAACTGCCCATTATTGGTGATCCAAGCCACATGGCGGGTAAACGAGCTTATCTGAACGAATTGGCTCAGATGGCAATGGACCTCAACTACGACGGTCTGATTGTTGAGTCACACATCGATCCGGATAAAGCGTGGAGTGATGCGGCTCAACAGCTTACACCAGCGGCTTTTGGTGAGATGCTCGATCATCTGCAAATTCGCCAGGTTGAATCGCAAAACCTTGAATTCCAAGGCTTCATGGAGCAATCACGGCGCAGCATTGATAACGTAGACCGGCAGATAGTTGAAATGCTGGCAGCTCGCATGGCTCTCGTTGAGCGCCTGGCAGAGTATAAGCGCGACAATAATGTGACCTTATTTCAGCCTGATCGCTGGAAAGAAATTTTGAAAACCCGTACTGATTTAGGTCAAAAGCTGGGTTTATATCCTGAGCTTGTGGAAGAAATTTACAAAATCATCCACATGGAATCGATCCGGAAACAGACCGAGATCATCCATAGCGCTGTTCAGGGCGTCTAG
- a CDS encoding proline dehydrogenase family protein, with amino-acid sequence MSNRSNVMPETVERFNGSFQAGPRTSQLKPVSFEDTSIAFSSQSNFKLRKTYWLFALMNQGWLVNLGTFFIKIALRLHLPIKFLIKNTIFEQFCGGESIQDSEKTIKHLHDVHVGTILDYSVEGEENEKSFDETTLEILCTIERASKSDDIPFSVFKITGLASTDLLEAVQIGDSLNKEQKTQFDQVLNRVNTLCRRAYERNVRVFIDAEESWIQDTIDTLAYEMMDRYNHERPVVYNTYQMYRWESLDRLRRDVNEAHAKGYFLGAKLVRGAYLEKERLRSHEEEYQDPIQATKEDTDRDFNAAIDFCLENRDIVSFCLGTHNEYSCEYCIQQMKRLSIEPGDPHIYFAQLLGMSDNISYNLANAGYNVAKYVPYGPVEAVMPYLFRRADENKSIAGQSSREFTLVSDELKRRKGCN; translated from the coding sequence ATGTCGAACCGAAGTAATGTAATGCCGGAGACCGTCGAACGGTTCAATGGCTCATTTCAGGCTGGGCCGCGTACGAGCCAACTAAAGCCTGTCTCTTTCGAGGACACTTCGATTGCTTTTTCTTCCCAGTCGAATTTCAAACTACGAAAGACTTACTGGTTATTTGCGTTGATGAATCAGGGATGGCTGGTAAATTTAGGGACTTTTTTTATAAAGATTGCCCTACGCCTTCATCTCCCCATCAAATTCCTCATTAAAAATACGATTTTTGAACAGTTCTGCGGAGGGGAAAGTATTCAGGATTCTGAAAAAACCATCAAGCACCTGCATGACGTTCATGTCGGAACAATCCTTGACTATTCGGTTGAAGGTGAGGAAAACGAAAAAAGTTTCGATGAAACAACACTCGAAATTCTATGCACCATTGAGCGGGCCAGCAAATCGGATGATATTCCGTTTTCTGTCTTTAAAATAACGGGCCTTGCTTCTACCGATCTCCTGGAAGCTGTTCAAATCGGGGATTCGCTCAATAAAGAACAAAAAACGCAGTTTGATCAGGTTTTAAATCGGGTCAATACTCTTTGCCGACGGGCCTACGAACGTAATGTTCGTGTTTTCATTGATGCCGAAGAAAGCTGGATTCAGGATACGATCGATACACTGGCCTACGAAATGATGGATCGTTATAATCATGAGCGGCCAGTCGTTTATAATACGTATCAGATGTATCGCTGGGAGAGTCTGGACCGTCTTCGTCGTGATGTTAACGAAGCTCATGCGAAAGGCTATTTCCTTGGTGCTAAATTAGTTCGGGGCGCCTATCTGGAAAAAGAACGGCTTCGTTCACACGAAGAGGAATATCAAGACCCAATTCAGGCGACGAAAGAAGATACAGATCGGGATTTTAATGCAGCGATCGACTTTTGTCTGGAAAATCGGGATATTGTGTCATTCTGTTTAGGCACACATAATGAATACAGTTGCGAGTATTGTATTCAGCAAATGAAGCGATTAAGCATCGAACCGGGTGATCCGCACATTTATTTCGCGCAATTACTCGGAATGAGTGATAATATATCCTATAACCTTGCTAATGCGGGGTACAATGTGGCCAAGTATGTGCCTTATGGACCCGTTGAAGCTGTAATGCCTTATTTGTTCCGTCGGGCCGATGAAAATAAATCCATTGCCGGACAGAGTAGTCGGGAGTTTACGCTGGTTAGTGATGAATTGAAACGCCGTAAAGGTTGTAATTGA
- a CDS encoding lipoprotein signal peptidase yields the protein MIKKSPLKFFLLTLILIAIDQGVKLAVHFYMAPGFAGQIKLAGDWLKLHYVLNPGMAFGMQLGYEYGKLLLSVFRLFAMVGIGYYLVHLAHRGAPNGLLWAMAMILAGAVGNVIDSTFYGVFLNNAPYGSPTPWFHGQVIDMVFIDVWEGFIPEWVPVWGGQYYSTPIFNIADSCIFIGVCLILLFQRRFFGGHTIEDGLLPISGPDATQAEVLPMSELVDDEQHEHQSNDVDEPSAATDTEDELKASASPESSESVISEEQKDRD from the coding sequence ATGATTAAGAAAAGTCCCCTAAAATTTTTTCTGCTCACCCTGATACTGATTGCCATTGACCAGGGTGTGAAATTAGCCGTTCATTTTTATATGGCTCCTGGCTTTGCCGGGCAAATAAAACTGGCTGGAGACTGGCTCAAATTGCATTACGTATTGAATCCAGGCATGGCGTTTGGCATGCAATTGGGGTATGAATACGGCAAATTACTGCTGAGCGTATTCCGGCTTTTTGCCATGGTTGGTATCGGTTATTATTTGGTTCATCTGGCACACCGAGGGGCACCGAATGGTTTACTGTGGGCAATGGCAATGATTCTGGCTGGTGCAGTTGGCAATGTCATCGATAGCACATTTTATGGGGTCTTTCTGAATAATGCACCGTACGGATCGCCAACGCCCTGGTTTCACGGACAGGTGATCGATATGGTTTTTATTGATGTCTGGGAGGGTTTTATTCCTGAATGGGTCCCTGTTTGGGGTGGACAGTATTATTCGACGCCAATTTTCAATATTGCCGATTCCTGTATCTTTATTGGTGTCTGCCTGATTCTGCTCTTTCAGCGTCGTTTTTTTGGTGGCCATACGATCGAAGACGGATTATTGCCAATATCAGGGCCTGATGCTACGCAAGCAGAGGTTTTACCGATGTCTGAACTGGTTGATGACGAACAGCACGAACATCAATCTAACGATGTTGATGAGCCATCTGCTGCGACCGATACAGAGGATGAATTAAAAGCGTCTGCTTCACCTGAGTCGTCAGAATCTGTTATATCGGAAGAGCAAAAGGATCGGGATTAA
- a CDS encoding OmpH family outer membrane protein, producing MNKNLVMAFATALLVGGLSAQAQAQTTTAAPTTTAAGPLKLGYTNIDYILAQTPEAKDIQNQLTIQRTQSENELKRMQKELEDKYGAYEKGAAQMTDVIRKDRETELQGLQARIQEFGRTAEQSLQTKYGQLVNPVVQKIQKAIDAVAKENAYTYVFNLDAGANTTPILLVAPEDNNITELVLKKLGIDPAKIAAPANNANKPANAGTGSTATPATPKKN from the coding sequence ATGAACAAAAACCTCGTCATGGCATTCGCAACAGCCCTTTTGGTGGGCGGTCTGAGTGCACAGGCACAAGCTCAAACAACAACGGCGGCTCCGACCACAACCGCAGCTGGCCCGCTGAAGTTAGGCTATACGAATATCGACTATATCCTGGCTCAAACGCCTGAAGCAAAAGACATCCAGAATCAATTGACCATCCAGCGCACACAGTCTGAAAACGAACTGAAGCGGATGCAAAAAGAACTGGAAGATAAATATGGTGCCTACGAAAAAGGCGCAGCCCAGATGACCGATGTCATCCGCAAGGACCGTGAAACCGAACTGCAGGGATTGCAGGCACGGATTCAGGAGTTCGGCCGCACAGCTGAACAATCGTTGCAAACAAAGTACGGACAGCTGGTGAACCCGGTTGTGCAAAAAATTCAGAAGGCAATCGATGCTGTTGCGAAAGAAAACGCATACACATACGTCTTCAATCTGGATGCAGGTGCCAACACGACGCCAATTCTGCTTGTTGCCCCCGAAGACAATAACATTACCGAACTGGTATTGAAAAAGCTTGGTATTGACCCTGCTAAAATTGCAGCACCGGCAAACAACGCCAATAAACCGGCTAATGCTGGCACAGGATCAACGGCAACACCCGCTACTCCTAAGAAAAACTAA
- a CDS encoding OmpH family outer membrane protein gives MKKGLFFILLCAVCLAIPAQAQKFGYVDSEFILGKMPEYQKALSEIDKFADKWSKDIQDKYVEIEKLQKGYQAEEILLTEDMKRDRQRVLSEKEREAREYNNKVFGYQGLLFEKKKELMKAPMELINRAIEKVSLQKKLDFMFDKASDFVMLYTNPRHDYTDYVMEELGLDAANKPKPTAAPAPTTPTQPVNSSPDNKTTTKPK, from the coding sequence ATGAAAAAGGGCCTTTTTTTTATACTTTTGTGCGCCGTTTGTCTAGCCATACCCGCACAGGCACAAAAGTTCGGGTATGTAGATTCAGAATTCATTTTAGGCAAGATGCCAGAATACCAGAAGGCATTGAGCGAAATTGATAAGTTTGCGGATAAGTGGTCGAAGGATATTCAGGATAAATACGTCGAGATTGAAAAACTCCAGAAGGGGTATCAGGCCGAAGAGATCCTGCTGACCGAAGACATGAAACGTGATCGGCAACGAGTGCTTAGCGAAAAAGAACGTGAAGCGCGCGAATACAATAACAAGGTATTTGGCTATCAGGGACTGCTTTTCGAGAAAAAGAAAGAACTAATGAAAGCTCCGATGGAATTAATCAATCGGGCCATCGAAAAAGTATCCTTGCAGAAAAAACTGGACTTTATGTTCGACAAAGCATCTGATTTTGTGATGCTGTACACAAATCCACGCCATGATTACACGGACTATGTGATGGAAGAACTGGGTCTGGATGCAGCCAATAAACCGAAACCAACTGCTGCCCCTGCTCCCACTACCCCAACACAACCAGTAAATAGCAGTCCCGACAATAAAACAACCACAAAACCGAAGTAG
- the bamA gene encoding outer membrane protein assembly factor BamA, producing the protein MEHRIKLILGAILLLISLYPSTLKAQVRVGVGRGTETPLSNDELLNYASPKDYEIAGLTVTGTRYLDPNSLVSLAGLKVGDKIRIPGEAVGSSVRKLMESGLLDNVELFANHAGEGKVSLMFRVQERPRLYRVSFLGVKKGEQDQLKDKVKLNLGKIVSNTITKNTQMAVRKFFVDKGYLNTKVKITTVPDSARNNATMRVLVDKGQKVKIAKITFEGQTELDESAVRMKMKSTKEKRFGRLFTPSKFVPKKYEEDKQKLIEYYNKLGYRDAVIEKDTIIHNSDKTININMALNEGHKYYYRNIDFSGNYLYPATRLRDVLGVQKGDVYNPEDLEKKLNGNPGQDLSSLYMDDGYLYYNAQPIEKSIDGDSIDLEIRIFEGKQATINRVILNGNSKTSDHVVMRSIRTLPGQKFSKTNLIRTQRELATLGYFDPEKIGINPVPQSDGTVDIEYTVEEKPSDQIELSGGWGGYVGFVGTLGLTFNNFSARNIPNFSAWRPLPAGDGQRVQLRFQANGSQYQVYSLSFTEPWLGGRKPNALTVSASHTVYKTFYDPSNPYSIYQSLQGKTPTGSYTNTAITLGLGRQLKVPDDYFSLSNSLSYQRYDLNNLDLFYIGYKNGISNNFTFNTTISRNSIDNPQFPRSGSSFTLSGSFTPPYSAFRTTTTNEKPEDKYKFVEYHKWMFDASWFQTVFGKLVLNTRAHMGFLGSYNKRTTIGPFERFVLGGSGLAGQGQFALAQDIIGLRGYDDRSVYTADYDRVPDGNARSQGGVVYNKFVAELRYPVSLNPSATIFVLTFLEAGNNWASYKQYNPFDLKRSVGFGARIFMPAFGLIGIDYGYGFDKIPGIKDKASGQFHFTIGQQFR; encoded by the coding sequence TTGGAACACCGTATAAAACTCATACTGGGAGCCATTTTATTGCTCATTAGTTTATATCCGTCCACACTTAAGGCACAGGTACGGGTAGGCGTCGGGCGAGGCACAGAAACGCCACTTAGCAACGATGAACTGCTGAACTACGCCAGTCCCAAAGATTATGAAATTGCCGGATTAACCGTAACAGGTACTCGCTACCTCGACCCCAATTCGCTTGTATCACTGGCAGGCCTTAAAGTCGGCGATAAAATTCGTATTCCTGGCGAAGCAGTTGGCTCATCGGTACGCAAACTGATGGAATCAGGGCTGCTCGACAATGTGGAGTTGTTCGCGAATCACGCTGGCGAAGGCAAAGTCTCCCTCATGTTCCGGGTTCAGGAACGCCCCAGGCTTTATAGAGTCAGTTTCCTTGGTGTCAAAAAAGGCGAACAGGATCAGCTTAAAGATAAAGTAAAATTGAATCTGGGTAAGATTGTCTCCAATACAATCACCAAAAACACCCAGATGGCCGTTCGTAAATTTTTCGTAGACAAAGGCTATCTCAATACGAAAGTTAAAATTACGACCGTACCCGATAGCGCCCGTAACAACGCAACGATGCGGGTTCTGGTCGACAAAGGGCAAAAGGTAAAAATTGCAAAAATCACATTCGAAGGCCAAACTGAACTCGATGAATCAGCCGTTCGGATGAAAATGAAGAGTACAAAAGAGAAACGGTTCGGCCGTTTGTTCACCCCGTCGAAATTCGTTCCAAAAAAATACGAGGAAGACAAGCAGAAACTGATCGAATACTATAATAAGCTCGGCTATCGTGATGCTGTAATTGAAAAAGATACCATCATTCATAACAGCGACAAAACGATCAATATCAACATGGCCCTGAACGAAGGGCATAAATACTATTACCGGAATATCGACTTTTCGGGCAATTACCTGTATCCGGCTACCCGGTTACGCGATGTGCTCGGCGTTCAGAAGGGCGATGTCTATAATCCGGAAGACCTGGAGAAAAAGCTGAATGGTAATCCCGGACAGGACTTGAGTTCGCTGTATATGGACGATGGTTACCTGTACTATAATGCCCAGCCTATCGAAAAAAGCATCGACGGTGATTCGATCGACCTCGAAATTCGAATTTTTGAAGGAAAGCAGGCTACCATCAATCGAGTTATTCTGAACGGCAACTCCAAAACCAGCGATCACGTTGTCATGCGTTCTATCCGGACGCTGCCCGGTCAGAAATTCTCTAAAACGAACCTGATTCGTACGCAACGGGAATTGGCTACCCTTGGCTACTTTGACCCCGAGAAAATTGGGATCAATCCGGTTCCGCAGAGTGATGGTACGGTGGATATTGAGTACACGGTTGAAGAGAAACCATCTGACCAAATCGAATTATCGGGCGGTTGGGGTGGCTATGTGGGTTTCGTTGGAACGCTCGGTCTGACCTTCAACAACTTTTCAGCCCGTAATATTCCGAACTTTAGCGCCTGGCGGCCACTACCCGCTGGCGATGGACAGCGCGTTCAGCTGCGTTTTCAGGCCAATGGTAGCCAATATCAAGTGTATTCACTTTCGTTTACCGAGCCCTGGCTTGGTGGTCGGAAACCCAATGCGCTTACCGTCAGCGCCAGCCACACCGTCTATAAAACGTTCTACGATCCAAGCAACCCGTATAGTATTTATCAAAGCCTGCAAGGTAAGACCCCAACCGGATCGTATACCAATACCGCGATTACACTTGGGTTAGGTCGCCAGTTGAAGGTTCCTGATGACTATTTCTCGCTGAGCAACTCGTTATCGTATCAGCGGTACGACCTGAATAACCTGGATTTGTTCTATATCGGCTATAAAAATGGTATATCGAACAACTTCACCTTTAACACAACCATCTCGCGAAACAGCATCGATAACCCGCAGTTCCCACGTTCGGGTTCGTCGTTTACGTTGAGCGGCTCGTTTACGCCCCCTTACTCGGCTTTCCGGACAACCACAACGAACGAGAAGCCAGAGGACAAATACAAGTTTGTCGAATACCACAAATGGATGTTTGACGCAAGCTGGTTCCAGACCGTGTTTGGCAAGCTGGTTTTAAACACACGGGCTCATATGGGCTTTTTGGGAAGCTACAACAAGCGTACGACTATCGGGCCATTCGAGCGGTTTGTACTGGGTGGATCAGGTCTGGCAGGGCAAGGTCAGTTTGCGCTGGCACAGGACATTATCGGTCTACGCGGTTACGATGACCGTAGCGTTTATACAGCCGATTATGACCGGGTACCCGATGGCAATGCCCGCAGCCAGGGTGGGGTTGTTTATAACAAATTTGTTGCTGAATTACGGTATCCGGTTTCGCTTAACCCATCCGCGACCATTTTCGTGCTGACGTTCCTAGAAGCCGGTAATAACTGGGCGAGTTATAAACAATACAATCCGTTCGACCTGAAACGGTCGGTTGGTTTTGGTGCACGTATATTCATGCCTGCCTTTGGTCTGATCGGTATTGACTACGGATATGGTTTCGATAAGATCCCAGGCATCAAAGACAAGGCATCGGGTCAGTTCCACTTCACGATTGGCCAGCAATTCAGATAA
- a CDS encoding isoprenyl transferase has product MKELIDPSNLPQHIAVIMDGNGRWAKRQGAARVFGHRNAIKAVREVTEGCAELGVKFLTLYAFSTENWNRPKFEVDALMTLLVHTIRGEIKTLMDNNVRLTTIGNTESLPSDCQRELAEAMRETSGNTGLTLVLALSYSGRWEILEAVRQIATDVSTGRLAMSEINESLFGSYLTTDGIPDPELMIRTSGEMRISNFMLWQLAYSELYMPDVLWPDFRRNHLYEAILSYQQRERRFGKTSEQLVK; this is encoded by the coding sequence ATGAAGGAACTCATTGACCCGAGCAATCTGCCTCAACATATAGCCGTTATCATGGACGGAAACGGACGTTGGGCAAAACGGCAGGGAGCTGCCCGGGTGTTTGGCCATCGGAATGCCATTAAGGCTGTGCGCGAAGTAACGGAGGGCTGTGCCGAGCTGGGCGTTAAGTTTTTAACGCTGTATGCCTTTTCAACAGAGAACTGGAATCGACCAAAATTTGAAGTCGATGCACTCATGACGCTGTTGGTTCACACCATTCGGGGTGAAATAAAAACCCTCATGGATAACAACGTGCGACTGACGACCATCGGCAACACGGAGAGCTTACCGTCTGACTGCCAGCGCGAACTGGCAGAAGCGATGCGCGAAACATCGGGGAATACTGGTCTAACGCTGGTATTGGCATTAAGTTATAGTGGACGCTGGGAAATTCTGGAAGCGGTTCGGCAGATTGCTACAGATGTAAGCACTGGCAGGCTGGCAATGAGTGAAATAAATGAGTCGCTATTCGGAAGCTATCTCACAACAGACGGTATCCCCGATCCTGAGCTGATGATCCGAACCAGTGGCGAAATGCGAATCAGTAACTTCATGCTTTGGCAGCTGGCCTATTCGGAACTTTACATGCCTGATGTGCTCTGGCCCGATTTCCGGAGAAACCATTTGTATGAAGCCATTTTGAGTTATCAACAACGAGAACGTCGGTTTGGCAAAACCAGCGAACAACTAGTAAAATAA
- a CDS encoding fasciclin domain-containing protein, whose protein sequence is MTKPFSLLLSRLAIFGLLLTASLSCTKKDDTVADPKTITDQILEDKQYTLLRSAMMYSGAGDALKAANLTFFAPNDAAFQASGITSEAMIMAMTKDQVKNILLYHVLYAPVTIAKIPSGQNAVQTASQGVAYINNTGGGTIYVNNAKITQPDIKAANGIIHMIDRVLTPSTGSILTTIQGNPKLTFLAAAIKRIGATNSTLVTSLSNTSSGNPLTIFAPNDDAFIAAGYKTLSSVETAAPLALSSLVSYHVLSGASLTYQIQTGSVNTLLSNSKLNLTANNGVVTVKGNKNSTAATIKTADLVANNGVIHIIDQVLQP, encoded by the coding sequence ATGACTAAACCTTTTTCGTTGCTCCTGAGCCGATTGGCTATTTTCGGGCTGCTGCTAACGGCATCGCTGAGTTGTACAAAAAAAGATGATACGGTTGCTGATCCGAAAACGATAACAGATCAGATCCTGGAAGATAAGCAGTATACATTACTGCGTTCAGCCATGATGTATTCTGGCGCCGGTGATGCGCTTAAAGCGGCTAACCTGACATTTTTCGCGCCAAATGACGCTGCCTTTCAGGCGTCCGGAATAACATCCGAAGCCATGATAATGGCCATGACCAAAGATCAGGTAAAGAATATTTTGCTGTATCATGTATTATACGCACCCGTTACGATAGCCAAGATTCCATCTGGTCAGAATGCCGTTCAGACGGCTAGCCAGGGTGTAGCCTACATAAACAACACGGGTGGAGGAACGATTTACGTCAATAATGCGAAAATTACACAGCCCGATATCAAAGCCGCGAATGGGATTATTCACATGATTGATCGGGTGTTGACTCCTTCGACGGGTTCTATTCTGACAACGATTCAAGGAAATCCTAAACTAACCTTTCTGGCAGCTGCTATAAAACGGATTGGTGCTACCAATTCAACGCTCGTGACTTCGCTCAGTAATACGTCGTCTGGAAATCCACTGACGATTTTTGCGCCGAACGATGATGCCTTTATTGCCGCTGGTTACAAGACACTTTCTTCTGTCGAGACGGCTGCGCCACTGGCACTCTCGTCTTTAGTGTCCTACCATGTTTTATCTGGAGCTTCGCTGACCTACCAGATCCAGACGGGTTCGGTTAACACCTTGTTGAGCAATAGCAAACTTAATTTAACGGCCAACAATGGCGTTGTGACGGTTAAGGGGAATAAAAACTCAACGGCGGCCACAATCAAAACCGCCGATCTGGTTGCTAACAACGGAGTTATTCATATTATTGACCAGGTGTTGCAACCCTGA
- a CDS encoding MBL fold metallo-hydrolase yields the protein MWSKLLLILGLLILVAIIMAVVVGYMVSGPRYKGPVSDHFDGKEFHNLNDVQAKGFREVIGWMINRQQGPWPAYHDDQPGPPPPARVNGRTVRVTFVNHSTVLLQFDGLNVLTDPIYYERTSPFQFAGPKRNNPPGIRFDDLPKIDVLLLSHNHWDHLDIGTVRKLCNRDQPRVFCSLGVKAFLEQEGCRNVQEMDWRQSLAVNDSTTIHCVPAQHFSGRGLFDRNATLWAGYIIDSKVAGKLYFVGDTGYGPFLKDIGRQFGPLRLALIPIGAYKPPWFMSPIHCSPVEAVQIHTDVRSEQSVAIHFGTFPLADDGATEPVDDLAKALVAKNIPADRFKALKTGTSLVLN from the coding sequence ATGTGGTCTAAACTACTACTTATACTGGGGTTATTGATTCTGGTAGCTATCATAATGGCCGTGGTAGTGGGCTATATGGTTTCGGGTCCCCGGTACAAGGGGCCAGTAAGCGATCATTTTGACGGAAAGGAATTTCATAATCTGAACGATGTGCAAGCCAAAGGATTTCGGGAAGTCATTGGCTGGATGATAAACCGCCAGCAGGGCCCCTGGCCAGCTTATCATGATGATCAGCCTGGTCCGCCACCACCAGCACGCGTAAATGGTCGAACGGTACGGGTAACGTTTGTCAATCATTCAACGGTGTTGCTTCAGTTCGACGGACTCAACGTACTGACGGACCCCATTTATTACGAACGGACCAGCCCGTTTCAGTTTGCCGGACCAAAGCGAAATAATCCGCCCGGTATTCGGTTTGATGATCTTCCTAAAATTGATGTGCTGCTGTTAAGCCACAATCATTGGGACCACCTGGATATCGGAACCGTCCGGAAACTCTGTAACCGGGACCAGCCACGGGTATTTTGCTCGCTCGGCGTAAAAGCATTTCTGGAGCAGGAAGGTTGTCGTAACGTTCAGGAAATGGATTGGCGTCAGTCGCTTGCTGTGAACGACAGTACGACGATTCACTGTGTTCCGGCACAGCATTTTTCAGGGCGGGGACTGTTTGATCGAAATGCTACTCTATGGGCTGGCTACATAATTGACAGCAAAGTCGCTGGAAAATTGTATTTTGTGGGTGATACGGGCTATGGTCCATTTCTGAAAGATATTGGCCGACAGTTTGGCCCGTTACGGCTGGCATTGATACCCATTGGCGCTTATAAACCACCGTGGTTTATGTCGCCAATTCACTGTTCGCCGGTTGAAGCTGTGCAGATACATACCGATGTCCGATCAGAACAAAGTGTGGCGATTCACTTCGGAACGTTCCCACTGGCCGATGACGGAGCAACCGAACCGGTAGACGATTTGGCAAAGGCTTTAGTAGCGAAAAACATACCGGCGGATCGCTTCAAGGCGTTAAAAACAGGAACAAGTTTAGTGTTAAACTGA